A single region of the Diabrotica undecimpunctata isolate CICGRU unplaced genomic scaffold, icDiaUnde3 ctg00002303.1, whole genome shotgun sequence genome encodes:
- the LOC140431934 gene encoding very long chain fatty acid elongase 1-like, producing the protein MDYLTRKYEELMEKHSDTRVQNWLFMDSPVSNHLYSTNLLIYGIIPLTKVYAKQKAFELTTIIRAYNVSQVAACCYLIYMMSTSGWIQGDYSFGCQTIDYSSAPNAVRLVKAFYLVYWLKFYELFETVLFGLRKKFRQISPLHVYHHASSLSLAFLAAKFIG; encoded by the exons ATACGAGAGTACAAAACTGGCTATTTATGGATAGTCCTGTTTCCAACCATTTATATAGTACTAACTTACTTATTTACGGTATTATACCTCTTACCAAAGTTTATGCAAAACAGAAAGCCTTTGAGCTGACTACAATTATCAGAGCTTACAACGTATCTCAAGTGGCAGCATGTTGCTATCTGATTTATATG ATGTCTACATCTGGATGGATTCAAGGTGACTACAGTTTCGGGTGCCAAACTATTGACTATTCAAGCGCACCAAATGCTGTAAGACTAGTTAAAGCATTTTACCTGGTATACTGGTTAAAGTTTTACGAATTGTTCGAGACGGTACTTTTTGGACTAAGAAAAAAATTCAGACAAATTTCACCATTGCACGTTTATCACCATGCTTCCTCTTTAAGCCTTGCCTTTCTAGCAGCCAAGTTTATTGGAG